From Carcharodon carcharias isolate sCarCar2 chromosome 21, sCarCar2.pri, whole genome shotgun sequence:
gttcaaatctcacaatggcaaactatggaacaatgtgacttcatctgaaacagatggaaacaggtttgtactcgaaagagtatcaagagttcaaatctcacaatggcaaactgtgaaacatgtaacttcatctgaaacagatggaaacaggtttgtactcgaaagagtatcaagagttcaaatctcacaatggcaaactatgaaacaatgtaacttcatctgaaacagatggaaacgtgtttgtactcgaaagagttacaactaaacagtggcttggcctaaatagccaagtggttatggtactgggcttgtaaccccaaggtcaagagttcaaatctcacaatggcaaactgtgaaacatgtaacttcatctgaaacagatggaaacaggtttgtactcgaaagagtatcaagagttcaaatctcacaatggcaaactatgaaacaatgtaacttcatctgaaacagatggaaacgtgtttgtactcgaaagagttacaactaaacagtggcttggcctaaatagccaagtggttatggtactgggcttgtaaccccaagatcaagagttcaaatctcacaatggcaaactatgaaacaatgtaacttcatctgaaacagatggaaacaggtttactcaaaagagtatcaagagttcaaatctcacaatggcaaactatgaaacaatgtaacttcatctgaataggaacagatggaaacgtgtttgtactcgaaagagttacaactaaacAGCACTGAATTGAAAAAAATAGACAAATTTGGCCATTAGGGGTAACGATCTCAATGAAGTGAATGAAAAGAAGCTTGATTAGAAGATTATCAGCATGTGTTGGTAGTGCTGCTGCAGCATTCTGAAAGCTTCAGCTAGGAGCCTAGGAAAAATCCCAAACACACATTGGCACACAACTAAGAATCTCTAAaggcagtctgtccgcaagcatgacccagacctccctgtcgcttgccatttcaacacaccaccctgctctcacgcccacatgtccatccttggcctgctgcaatgttgcagtgaagctcaacgcaaactggaggaacatcttccaactaggcattttacagccttccggactgaatattgagttcaacaattttagatcatgaactctctcctccatccccaccccctttccgatcccccttttttccaataatttatatagacttttcttttcccacctatttccattatttttaaatgtatttccatccattgttttatctctaccttttagcctatttcaatcccttccccccaccccaccccatccccactagggctatctgtaccttgctcgtcctgctttccacccttttagcacatttcttagataatatcaccaccttcaacacctgtcattttgtctatgacatcttttggcaatctccacctcccactggccctctatccagctctccttGTCCCCCGcgccccccacttaaaccagcttatatttcacctctcttctatttttccttacttctgttgaagagtcatacggactcaaaatgttaactgtgttcctctccgcagatgctgtcagacctgttgagtttttccaggtatttttatcttTGTTTAAGAACCTCTAATCTGCATACTAAGTGGACTGATGTATAGTGCTGAAACCTGGACCtatcagaagcaggaacacagaTTGAATTAATTTCATATGTGTTGCTTGAGAAAAGTCCTTGGAATCCATTGGCAGCATAGAGTCCCCAACACAGAAGTACTGAAGCTTTCGAACTCAGAAAATATCTGGCAATGCTCAagcaacattgggcagaatttttccatcagcgagctgggggcggggcccactccccGACgcaaaaatgatgcaggatgatgttgggaggaacccccgatgtcatcctgccccatttaaatactcAGGAAGGCGGGCTTacagcgcaatcagctgtccacctgctgacctgtcaatggccaattgaggccattgacaggatagttAAGCCGATTAAAGGCCctgactgtccaaccttaaggctggcgggcaggccaggagtcccagcgggcttctgaaaaaacatgaaacctcatccatgatttcatgtctgttttaaaaaactttaataaagtttgtgagatatttaataacatgtcccatctcatgtgatattgtcacatgagggggacatttaatttttttatttttctatttttcaacattaaaaaactgtcagcgctctccctgaggcagcatttagtctcagggagatgtgcactctttcactcccccctccgcacaggaatgcatagcgcttcctgttgggtggcccgctgggtgggccttaattggcccgcccactcaaaatggcggcagggccatTCAGCAGCAGtgattggctgcctgcccgccgccgagccaaAGGGCCCGCCCACCTAttaagggtaaaattctgcccattgacttcaatggctAGGCTATGTTGTTAGAATGGATGATGGTCACCTACCAGAAGATGCACTGGTGGGAGAGCTTGATTCTGCCCTTAGGTCTGTTGGGCAGTCAGACCTGAGATACAAACACTTAATGCAAGCGAGACATCATTCCATGCTAGATTGACTTCAACAACTGGGAACAACATGCACATAACCAAAATATTTGACATCAAAATTTCCACACTGCAGCACAGAAATTTGAAGAGCTACCTCTTTAGATTGCCACAGAAAAATGCCATTGCAGTAAGAAGTATTTGGCAGTAGCCTTGCAATGAGCAAATGATGACCTACAATCCCCCGCTGAAACCACCAATGCCTTGCTTAAGTTGAACTGTACTCTCACCAAAAGACCAAAGACTTACAGCAGATGATTAGTAAATGTGAATCATCGGCAAAATACAAAGACAAAACAAGAAAGATGAATGGACAACCATAATCGATTCATTTGAGGTGCTTGCCTTGATCTGGTTTCCATCTGTGCTACCTAAACAGCCCTACACAAATAATGTCATCTGTGTTTGTGACAATGACGCACACTATCGCTCCTCATCCTCCTCTGCCTCTTTGCGAGCTTTGACACTAAtgatcacactgcccttctcaaaCCCACCTCACCTGTTGTCAAGTTCAATGAAACTCTAACCACTTTGTTCTACTCTTATCTATCCAATCATAGCCAGAGCAGCTACAGCAATTGTTTTTCTTCCCACCTCTCCCCAAGCAACTTAACTTCCGGAGTCTCCCAAGGACCTAGTCTTGACCCTAATCTCATCCTCGTACATGCTGCCTTATTGTGACATCATATGAAGACACAGGGTCAGCttcaacatgtaaaatgatggtACTCAGTTTTAACTCTTGACCACTTCTTTCAACCCCTCAATGTATTCAGCCTGCTTCTCTGACATCAGCCCTTGATGAACTGCAATTTCTTCTGGTTGAATATGAGAATGACTGAAGTTAACATCTTTGTCCTCTACCAGCAACATAAATAAAGGAGAAACAGTGggtgtagtatatttggatttccgaaCATTAAGGTGGCACATAGAAGGCTGTTGCACAAGGCAGGGGCtcatgggggtggtggtgatgtaatggaatggattgaggattgattaaaaaggatagaaaacagagtaggaataaataggttattttcaggatggcaggctttttttggggtgccacaggatcaatgctggggccccagctattacaatctatattaatgactttcaTGAAAGGaccaagtgtaatgtatccacatttgctgatgatacaaagctggatGGGAAAGTAAGCTGGGAAAGTAAGCTATGAGAAGACcacaaagaatctgcaaagggataataAGTAGGttgagtgggcaggaaggtggaaggtggattataatgtggggaaatctgaggttattcacttggtaagaagaatagaacAATTGAATATTTTTTTGAAAGGTGAAAAACTATTGCATATTGGTGTTCAGAGGGATTTATTGTCGTACAAGAAATATCTAAAGTTAACAGGCAAGTACAGGAAGCAGTTAGGAAGGCGTTATCTTTTATCACAAGGTATTGGAGTATTAAGGAAGGTTATACTTGTGTTGGAGGCATTGCaccaaaggttcactaggttgatttctGAACTGAGAAGGTTGTCCTAGTAGGAGAAATTGAGTAGAATGTgtgctctggagtttagaagaataaaacatcattgaaacatataagactctgaaagggcttgacagggtggatgctgacaaGTTGCTCCATCTGGCTGGAGAGTccagaactaaagggcacagtcTAAGGATAAAGTAATTACTATTTCAGagtgagatgagaagaatttcttCACCCGGAGGGACATGAACCTTTAGAATTATCTGTATCAGAGGAGTGTGGGTGCttccaagggaatcaagggatataggaattggaaaagtggagttgagattaagGATCAGtggtgatctcattaaatggaGGACCAGGGTCCTATTCCTATTTAAATAAAGGAGATGAATGGTCATCAACATGacaaattaactctgtttctttctgcacaggtactgcttgacctgctgagtatttacagcattttctgttttaatttcacactttcagcatctgcagtattttgcttttgcatacctgcttctatttcttatgtcttTATGTTCATAAATCTTGTCATCAATTCCATCCCCTTCCATGGTCATGCCTTAGCTGTCCATAAatacagcattctaactgatCCTGAGCTAAGCTCCCAATTgcatatcctctccatcaccaagactgccaaTTTCCACCAACATAACATCACTTTTCTGCATCCCTgcttcagcccatctgctgctgattaCATCATCCACATCTTACCTCCAAACTTGACTTTTCCAATATATTCTTTGGCCAGCATCCCATCCATTATCTTCTCTAAAGTTagaaactcatccaaaactcagctgcccatATCCTAGCCCACTCCAAGTCCTGTTCAACTATCATCCCTGTGTTCATTGACCTGCATTGACTCCCGGTCTCCTACAGATCCAAATTAAAATTCTTATGCCCATGTTCAAATTCCTTTATACCCttgcccctcccaatctctgcaacTTCTTAAAGCTCTCTGAGGACCCACTATTCCTTCAACTCTAGCCTTACACATGACCCACTACCTTCAATCTACCGTTGGCACCTGCTCCGTCATCTATATTTGGCCtcagctgtggaattctctcaCCAAAGCATTCTGCCTTCTCACATCCTTTTAGACCTCCTTTAAATCCTACCTTTCTTAGCCAAACTTTAAGTTATATCTCCTGATATCTCCTAGTCTGGCTTGGTGTCACTTTTTGTCTGGTATGGCCTCTGTGAAGAAGCATGAGACATTGTTCTACCTTAAAGGCAATAGATATGTGCAGGTTGCTGTAGCACTGTATTTTACTTATAAAGATGAGTAGGGATGAAAGAAGACATTAATCTCGTCTAACTTATCCTCCAAGGTAAGACAATGttgcatcaccatcatccccatctGACTGTTGAATGATTCCAGAGAttttccctccaccaccccttgCAGAAGCAATATTCCAGAGATTAATCACACTTTGTATGAAGTGCTTCTTGACATCAGCCTGAATTTGCCTCTTACTAGTTTGTACTTATATCCCTTTGTATTATTGTTCTGGTTTACTCTGAAATAACGTTTTGATGAACCATTTCTATTCCATTTACTACCTCGAAGGACCATTGACTTAGAATgttacgaaagtataataattttcataatctgtttattgtaaagtaggtctatgggtgtgagtgtagatggttctgtctgtgtaatttaattacattttgagtcaggtagactgcaagcttgaaattatcaaaataagttaatgtagaaatgtacttgaaatgctgaTGAGTAAACATAGAGAGGGTCTTagtatgtaaggtgtgaaggaactttgcatttttagataattgAACAggttatttggatttcaaagggattttaggttgtttacaactagccagataagcaaggctaagcagtgtgtttattttttccaaaaggttactgacaatattggcaacatgaaagatttttttatattatgggaaaggtaaaTTTCCAAAGGGACATGGAAttatggaatttacatattaaagagagagaaaaatatataaaaggaAAATGAAAGGCTATATTGGGggaccatgtaagatctaacaggagtgtgtgaaacatccttcaggaagcctccagccatttgtgcataagcctgctgtTTCCACTAACTTAAGTTGGCGAcaagcttttggaattccactatcAAGTCAGTACTGCAGTAACTTTCTGGGTTTTTAATTTAAAATCCATTTtgcactgttgccttaaagggggagtcatgttaattaggaattttaagatttattatagtagtaattgtagtcttatgtatgtactTGAGATCTTTActtctgttaataaatgttttaatttaatgtttaaaatctctaaagatcttagtggactcattgcttctgaattcagtgcacacatcttgtaataaatataaattgcaaaaccgttgtgatagaaTGACCAAGTTtttcttgtggatttggtctgcttggcacacatcatctgccgcgTCATAACAAGAATCATAGACTATTTGGGataaatgacctgtttctgtaacctgtcactctttctcccccTTTACCTCTGTATATATTACAACTCTCAACTCCAGGGCTTGAATACATTTTCATTGCTGATACATGATGCAGTATAATGGGAGTATTACATTGTTGAGGTGCCGTtgttcagatgagacattaaacaaaggCCCTGTTTGCCTATTGCAGTGGATCTGAAACTACTTGAAGAGCAGGGAAAGTCCTCCCTTCcgctgaccaatatttatctctcaaccaccaACATCTAAAACCAATCAGTTATGGGACCTTGatgtgtataaattggctgctgtttcaccttcgcaacagtgattacacttcacatCAAAGATGTGAAGTGTTTTGAGATGTGAGAGATCCTATATAATGCAAGTTCAGGGCTCTTTCTACTATACCTCAACAATGTCCCCTCTCATTCACCCCCTGACTTTTATTTTCCAAATATTGTTTCAGTTCTCTGAAACTAATGGCTTTGCTCTGTACTCCTTTCAAAAGTTAGATGTTTCACTTGTATTTTAGTGAccaaaactgaatgcaatactcaATGTGATCTGAGCAGAACACAATACAGTTTGAGCATGATGCTGCAATTAAAGTTATAATCCGATAATATACCGCAGAATTGCTGTTGTTTGGATAGGTACATGCTGTTATTTATTAAAGGGAAGTGCAGATTAACATTTATTTTCTCTTTAAAATAgtgtttttaattattttataatttGGTCAACTTTGTTTATATTAACTGTTTAAAAGTATTCGATGGTAAAAATGGCGAGTTTTTGTAAAACAATCTTCGTAATAAGATATGGTTTTCTCGAAACACTGCTGACTGTACAGATAGGCTGTAACAAATAATGTGAGTAACTTGAAGCAATATTTCACCGAGTCAGGAGCGGTTTGAGTGCCTTTAAATGGTAAGATGCGAGAAAAGCACAATGTGCCGGTTGTTGCCTTTTACAGTCGGAGATTGGTTGTTGGAAACGGAACAAGAAGTGACGACGCCAAAATGACAAGGAAACGACCTTAAAGAAGCAAGCGAGCAGAATCTGAAACTTCATCCGAATATGCGTGAAAACGGAGTAAGCATTTAATGTTTTGCATGTAATATGTGCAGAAAGGTTCTGCTGTTAAATTAAATCGAACACATTGATGTTAATAAATTaactgaaactgatgcattgtcTGATGTAGGCCTGCGTGGGGATGGTAAAGTGTTCGGACCTAAATAACTGTAAATAAAAGCTGAACTTGTCCGCTTAAGGAAAGCAGTTGCACAGGAGGGCATTCGGTCCTCGTTTGCTGATACAATGTCCTCCGAAGAAATCATTGCTATCATAATAGAAGATAAGACGTACAATGTCAGCAAAAGTAAGTTAATTGAGAAAAGCGACTATTTTAGAGCCCTCTATAACTCGGGGATGAAGGAATCCGAAGAGGACTCGGTACAGTTGCAAGGTTTGAGTGCTCACGGACTGGAGCTGGTCATTGAATTCATCAATACTTCCAAAGTACATTTTGATAACGAGACCTTGGAAGATTTGGTGGAAACGGCATCTTTTCTCCAGGTGACTTCCATCTTGAAGCTGCTCCTCTCTGAGGTTAAGGTGGACAACTGTGTGGAGTTGTATAAACTTTCTGAAATGTATGGAATCAGTGATCTAATGAATGCCTCTCTCAGGTTCATGGTTTGTCATTACCATCCCATGCTACGGAGGCAGGAATTCAGGCATCTACCTAATACTTTGCATCAACAAATTAGGGAGATGCGCCTTAAAGGCACAGCTGTCTTGGTGGCGGTTGGGGatttcttcagcagcaccttggATCAGGCTCCTAATGAATCCTGGTCAATGCTGAGGTATGATGAGATTGCACAAAGATGGCTACCGCTGCCAAACAGCCTCCCTCCGGACATGGTGAATGTGAGGGGCTATGGTTCGATAGTCCTGAATAACTACCTTTTCATTGTTGGTGGATACAGGATGACTAGTCAGGAGATCGCGGCTGCACATTGCTACAATCCCTGCAAAAACGAGTGGAACCGGATTgctccaatgaatcagaaaagGTACAAAGATGACACTCTTGTAGTTCTCTCTCACCACAGGGTGATATCATAAATGCTGTTTTTTGCAAGAATCTCCTTTAATCAAAgatattttaaaagtttttgcACATAATGTTACATGTCTCAAAAATGTCAACATTACTGTTCTATGACATTTCCAAGAAAGGTTATCTTTCCGAGAAAAGACATAAGAAATTATCTCACATAATTAAAACTAGACAGCAACCTTTACCCTATTGCATAGCAATAACAAAGCATTCAGTTCCATATTATGTGGAGGCCCTAATTTGCAAATCTCCTGTGCTACGTACAAATCACCATCTGCAGAATATTTACTGAAGTATCTGCGAAAAGCTAGTGATGTGAGAATTCCCCCCACTCCCAAAGATAGCCTTTAATTGCTGCACATTTCCAATAGGCCTCATTTGTTGCAATAAAATATGGTACATCAGGGCACGGAGCAATGCCTGGATTATGTGTCATTCATAGTATTACTCTTGACAAGGCTGGTACAAGTATTGAGACTGATGCACTGACCACAAAAAGTCAACACTGAGTaacggctcctcgagcctgctctgagcCCAAATGgtctgcctgctgctgctccatttcttatgtttttatgtaacATACTTGCCATATGTGTTAGGGCCCATTTTTTTTGTAGATTAAATACATACAtatgaagtaggagcagaagtaggccattcggcccctcaagcctgctacatcattcaataagatcatggctgacctgtttgtgtaTCGAAtatcacattcccatctacccctgataacctttggctcccttgcctaacaggaatctacctacttccgccttaaaaatattcgatgaccccgcctccaccaccttctgaagcagagagtcCCAAAGTTACACAACCCTCGGCGAGGAAAGGGGGCGGGgggatttctcctcatctctgtcctaaaaggtccacctctaattttaaaacagtgacctctagttctggactcacccacaaggggaaaaatcctttccaagtccaccttgtcaagaccgtttaGGATCTTatgtatttcaatcaagtcacctttcactcttctacactccagtggaaacaagcccagactgtccaacctatcctcataagacaacagcTTTTTAACTGACATACAGTTAATTAAAACACACATTTGTCAAGCCCAGTAAATGGGATGAATCTATTTTTGATGTCACTCTGATATTTTAATCTTGTACCAGTTCAGAATATAACACAAaaaatagaaacaggagaaggccattcaccccctctcgcctgctctgctgttcaataagaACTGATCTGCTTTTAGCTTTAACTCTACTTCCTTGCTGAACCTAGAATccatgactcccttgtagatcaaaaatctgtctaccacaatcttgaatatattcagtgacctagcctccactgttctctagggaagagaattccaaagagtaatAATCCTCTAACAGGAGAAAGTCCTCATTTTTAACAGTGCCTTTTGGCTCTAGATTCACCCATGAGGATAAACactggcagaatttaatgccctccccttaGGTGAGTTTGGAATGGGGAAGTATTTAATCAGGCTAGAGGGTGCGGGATGGGGACCCCACCAACTATCCATCTCTTCCCCAATTAAGGCTAGGGCAGAAAGGCTTGTGGGCAGCCTTCCTGCTCCACTGCCAATTGAGGTCcctaagtggacaattaatgcccacttaagggcctcattccatcTCTGCTGGTATTCAACCCGTGGCGGCAGGGCAGTCGTCACACAGGAGCCCGAAAAGTAAACCCTGTCACGTTTGCTTTCGGGCTCCCAGGGGGGAGAGAATTCTTTGTTTTCAATGtctgatcgagggacccagcattgggaagggtgGGGGTGTTGCTGAAAGCCACCTCCTTCGCCCTTTCTTCTGACCCCAACCCAGCCAGCGACCCCCCACCCTGTgaaccccatctcaccctcactgtcaaccctcttcagaatcttgtgaatcaataagatcatctctcctttttctaaactccagtgatttTAGGCCAAACCTGCTCACACTTttctcataaggcaaccccttcatcacaagaatcagcctaatgaacctttctgaactgcttccaatgcaacctttccctcctttaagtaaggagaccaaaaaatcttcaggtgtggtctcatcaacatCCTAtatagttgtaacaagactttcctACCTTAATACTCCGGCCCCCTTGCAATAagagccaacattccatttgcctgtttaattacttgctgtacttgcatgctaactttttctgattcatgtacaaagacacccagatccctctgtactgcagcattctgctgtctctctattttaaaaatattctgctttttttattcttcctgccaaattggacaacctcacattttcccacattatactcatctGTCAacatttttcccactcacttaacctaccaatatccctttgcagactttgtGTCTTccatacaatttgccttcctacctatctttttaTGGTCAGcagatttggctacaatacacttggtcccttcatccaagtcattgatgtagagtGTAAATAGttgagccccagcactgatccctgtggcactcctagttacagtttgccaacctgaaaatgacccatttatctcaactttgtttcctgttagttagccaatcatctaactgtgctaatatattactcccaacacTATGAGCTCTTTGTCTTGCTAGGGTATAATTTATATTTCCACTAGCAATTCTCATGCcagcatttaaaataaaagacaACTGTTTTACAGCAATGGGTGGGCACCATTGCAGTATATTTGCCAGCTGTAATCTGACATTGTCTTAGGGTAATTTTGCTGACAGTGATTGTTCATGGATTTTTTTGTAATGTACAAAAGGTCTATTTAATAGTCTTGTGTAAACTGTTCCTAACTATGTGCCCTATTAATTTAAAACTAGGGATATAATGTCCGAAGTGCAGGTGAGCTGCTAGTCATTATCAAGATATTATGTAACTGATTACATTTTTTATAAAATCTTTTGTAAGTCAGAACTGGCCACATTCAGTAGAAAATACGAATTGGTAAGTATTTGCACTCTTCCACGGATTCCTTTTCAGCAACCTTTTCCAAAGACTAAACTGTATTAAGAAAATTAGCACACAACAAACCGTTGCAGACCACTCAGTATGTTCATAATTTCCTGAGGGTGTTAAGGGTCCATTGTATTATCCCTTTGCATTGCCTTTCTTCCCCTAGCAGAATGTCATAAATTTGGGTACTTTTCAGATAAAAGTATTGGTATAGTAGACACTACACTTTTTCCCACCTGTTTACTTCATTGATATATAAATCTCAACAAACCCAAGAAAAGTATGAATGCTTTTTGTTTTAAGACTGTGCCAGCCTGGCCTTCAATTCTAATTGAGTCTTTCAAATCATTATCATAGGAATGTGTCTTTAAGAAAGAGACGTGCACTTTGAAGGAATTGCTGTTGCCATTTTTACCCCTGTCACAAAACTTTGATATGATGAAATGTTTGTAGAAAGATTGAGATGGATGAACAAATACTTCCAGTATATGCCAGCTATTACTTGAAATGATTTGGGAAATGCACCCAATGACAGTATCAGGCTACCCAGACACATGGTACAAGTAATGTTGGGAAAAAAGCCGAAGATTCAGAGAGATGTTAGAGGGACAACAGTGATCATTTCAGTGGACGTGCGGCTGCGGAACCACATCATCCCAGAAATCCCTTCCTTTCATGCTGGTCTTCTGGTGGCCTGATGTCATCTGGACTCTGATTACAGAGTCAAGTAGGTATTCAGCCTGTTGCATTTGACATTTCATTGTCCCGTGAGCTTGGGTTAACCTAAAGGGAGTAAGATATTTGTAGATGAGGGGCAGCGCATTCTTTTCTGCTGATCATTTTTAGAAAAAGTATTATTGCTCTTTCTTAAGTAACATTTCCTTTGTTTTAATTCTTCCAACAAGTCCACCTTTACAGTGGGATGATGGGATGTAATTATCAGGGCTGTAGCATGCATGTTGACTTTCAATGCGGTTTTATAATCATACTCTGAAACCTATATCTGAATTAACTTGACAGGATCCAACCGTTCAGACTCTAGGCTGTAAGTGTTGAATGTGAAATGAGTCAGGACAATCTCAAGTTACAAGACTTTGGTGCACAGCCCAAATTTGTCCTGATTTCAGCACTAATAGGCACTACATTGTCAATCTCACTTGGGGAAGCCATGGTATGGCTGGTGTGAGATGTGGAAAATGACACATTAGTTCTGTAGGGGCTGGGGATAAGGTACATTGTTGAGACACGAGAGAGGGTTGAAACAGTAGAGtgaactttactctgcatctaaccatACTGCACCTGAACTGGGAATCTTTGATGCTAACTGTGGGCAACCAAAGATAGAGAGTTATACTATTGCCT
This genomic window contains:
- the klhl42 gene encoding kelch-like protein 42, with the translated sequence MSSEEIIAIIIEDKTYNVSKSKLIEKSDYFRALYNSGMKESEEDSVQLQGLSAHGLELVIEFINTSKVHFDNETLEDLVETASFLQVTSILKLLLSEVKVDNCVELYKLSEMYGISDLMNASLRFMVCHYHPMLRRQEFRHLPNTLHQQIREMRLKGTAVLVAVGDFFSSTLDQAPNESWSMLRYDEIAQRWLPLPNSLPPDMVNVRGYGSIVLNNYLFIVGGYRMTSQEIAAAHCYNPCKNEWNRIAPMNQKRSNFKLLAVSEKLYAVGGQSLCNVECYNPEMDWWSFVASMPDPLVEFSACECKGMIYVMGGYTTRDRNMNILRYCPTSDAWTVLESCEVHIRKQQMVSVEDTIYLVGGCIHEKGGSRKGSHAEDMLTVQSYNVTTREWLHLKENTSKSGLNLTCTLHNDGIYIISRDIAPSTSLEHRVFLKYNLFSDMWEAFRRFPAFGQNILLCSLYYPDVI